A stretch of the Halomicroarcula saliterrae genome encodes the following:
- a CDS encoding antitoxin VapB family protein, giving the protein MSKSIRLSEDAYERLASHKGEDETFSEVVLRLAGERSLLELAGILSDEEAESLRDAVDERRKRRGRELEQIAGELEDA; this is encoded by the coding sequence ATGTCGAAGAGCATCCGTCTCTCCGAGGACGCCTACGAGCGTCTCGCCTCCCACAAAGGGGAAGACGAAACCTTCTCTGAGGTCGTGCTCCGACTCGCCGGCGAGCGATCACTCCTCGAACTTGCGGGTATACTCAGCGACGAGGAGGCTGAATCACTGCGCGACGCCGTCGACGAACGTCGTAAACGGCGCGGCCGTGAGCTCGAACAGATTGCCGGCGAGCTAGAGGACGCGTAG
- a CDS encoding type II toxin-antitoxin system VapC family toxin has product MLLDTSFLIDLMNGDEDAVEKARELETDFVQQRLSSMTLFELYYGVARATDSEAEREKIEQVLASKPVHPADSAIMRKAGRRSGELMNEGNAVTDGDMIIGMTADVVDEPVLTRNVDDFERLGVDVETY; this is encoded by the coding sequence GTGCTGCTGGATACCTCGTTTCTCATCGACCTGATGAACGGCGACGAGGACGCCGTCGAGAAAGCGCGTGAACTGGAGACTGATTTCGTTCAGCAACGGCTCTCCTCGATGACGCTCTTCGAACTGTACTATGGCGTCGCCCGAGCAACGGACTCGGAGGCGGAACGCGAGAAAATCGAACAGGTCCTCGCATCGAAGCCAGTTCACCCAGCTGACTCCGCGATTATGCGGAAGGCTGGCCGTCGTTCTGGCGAGTTAATGAACGAGGGGAATGCCGTCACCGACGGTGACATGATTATCGGCATGACTGCCGACGTCGTCGACGAACCGGTCCTTACACGGAACGTCGATGACTTCGAGCGTCTCGGTGTCGACGTAGAGACGTATTGA
- a CDS encoding recombinase family protein, whose protein sequence is MPEIGIYARVSTTDQDPQRQLDELREFARDTYDEPEINAYADIIGGTENDRGEEYQRLRADIEDGSLDVVIVHELSRLSRLGAGEIHEFLEFCLSHETGVQDLEVGLEISLDDDLVDRAVSQLIAGVMGDLARVEHKQKLRRIQSGIDAAKEAGRWTGRPPAGFDVEDGYLQVNADEFLTIRRALERIEQGYTYAEAADGTPVAESTLRALHDDRRDLYFYAAAADERLQAAAQELEPLEKPDIPDDTRLPEQDIRTIVRDEIHRHQQ, encoded by the coding sequence ATGCCCGAAATCGGCATCTACGCCCGTGTCTCGACGACAGACCAAGACCCACAACGACAACTCGACGAACTTCGGGAGTTTGCCAGAGACACGTACGATGAGCCAGAGATTAACGCCTATGCAGACATCATCGGTGGTACTGAAAATGACCGCGGTGAGGAGTACCAGCGTCTTCGTGCAGATATCGAAGACGGGTCTTTGGATGTAGTCATCGTTCACGAACTGTCTCGGCTCTCCAGACTCGGCGCCGGCGAAATCCACGAGTTCTTAGAATTCTGTCTCAGTCATGAAACCGGTGTTCAGGATCTGGAGGTCGGACTCGAAATCAGCCTTGACGATGACCTCGTCGACAGAGCTGTGAGTCAGCTGATTGCTGGTGTGATGGGCGACCTCGCTCGTGTGGAACACAAACAGAAGCTCCGCCGGATTCAATCCGGCATCGACGCTGCAAAAGAGGCCGGCCGATGGACTGGACGGCCCCCGGCGGGGTTTGACGTCGAAGATGGCTATCTCCAGGTCAACGCCGACGAGTTCCTAACTATTCGACGGGCGCTTGAACGCATTGAGCAAGGCTATACATACGCTGAAGCGGCTGATGGAACGCCCGTTGCCGAGTCAACGTTGCGAGCACTCCACGATGACCGCCGTGACCTCTATTTCTACGCTGCAGCTGCGGATGAGCGGCTTCAAGCCGCCGCGCAAGAACTCGAACCACTAGAGAAACCAGATATTCCCGATGACACCAGACTCCCCGAGCAGGACATTCGAACTATCGTTCGCGATGAAATCCATCGCCACCAGCAGTAA
- a CDS encoding ArsR family transcriptional regulator, translating into MSRPDSTRFRPSEKMTGLNPITALGSLDDTTRANIIGTIVGHPKGAPSKKELEYYNPSVAASTLTDHLSRLKKVGLVEVVERDREGLQRGQPYRFFQLTDAARDLFDRNNLFEPDAYRAMFAEVEKTDEIEAAEAVDRPGDQD; encoded by the coding sequence ATGTCTCGCCCCGATTCCACCCGATTCAGGCCCAGCGAGAAGATGACCGGCCTGAATCCGATTACAGCGTTAGGTTCGCTGGACGACACAACCCGCGCGAACATCATCGGCACCATCGTCGGCCATCCGAAAGGAGCACCCTCGAAGAAGGAGCTCGAATATTACAATCCGAGCGTCGCAGCGTCGACACTCACCGATCATCTCTCCCGGCTGAAGAAGGTGGGGCTGGTCGAGGTTGTCGAACGGGACCGGGAAGGGCTCCAACGCGGCCAGCCGTATCGGTTCTTCCAGCTCACCGACGCTGCCCGTGACCTCTTCGACCGAAACAACCTCTTTGAGCCCGATGCGTATCGCGCCATGTTCGCCGAAGTCGAGAAAACAGACGAAATTGAGGCCGCTGAAGCCGTCGACCGTCCGGGCGATCAAGACTGA